In Alicyclobacillus macrosporangiidus CPP55, a single window of DNA contains:
- a CDS encoding DEAD/DEAH box helicase, which produces MKTLVSSGKQRFRLRDYQQAAVKAVHEYGKPRPVLVAATGAGKTVIASKIAVDRLQRGPVLFLAHRDELLDQTLEKFAAVFDSFGEAGRRVTVGRIQAEADDVAADFAVASVQTISQPVRLSRWMAAHDTTPTLITDECHHARAASYMRVYEALGFLGDGVREGTLHLGLTATPYRADGAGLRKVFDGVAYAIGVTRLIEEGYLVPPKAMQLAIVEGLEEARSGGDWTDTELSGLVNTPSVNERIVEAWKEHVQDRLTIAFCVSVEHAEALAVAFEAAGVKAATVTGAMPKDERRATLDAFSRGEVRVVCNYGVLTEGFDRPEVSCLIMARPTTSHGLYTQMVGRGLRLAPHVGKTDCLVLDVVGVTELHRLMTVDRLLTGADEAAPGAGLEGPVGIGGGGSSKVVPPTRFRWLQVRDSVWLARDFAGRFVRVERLPGDVWQVAAGSWASARENARRADSGLEPVPAGVDVVYQGANAEMAWGYAATYARVHLQRRAVEEGALWMDLPPTEKQVEALMRRGLLPPTTRWEAMAMLTLPTPRQMSVLRRMFAEMRLQDALLPDTMDEAAVLLDEAARLRRGDRAAFLGSYARALPHRVKLFAAGASAARDTADAVQSAV; this is translated from the coding sequence ATGAAAACACTGGTTTCGTCCGGCAAACAACGTTTCCGTCTTCGCGACTACCAACAAGCCGCGGTCAAGGCCGTCCACGAGTACGGCAAGCCGCGCCCTGTGCTTGTGGCGGCGACGGGGGCGGGAAAGACGGTGATCGCCTCCAAAATCGCCGTGGACCGCCTGCAGCGCGGGCCGGTGCTGTTCCTCGCGCACCGGGACGAGCTGCTGGACCAGACGCTGGAGAAGTTCGCGGCCGTGTTCGACTCCTTCGGCGAGGCGGGTCGGCGGGTGACGGTGGGGCGGATTCAGGCGGAGGCGGACGACGTTGCGGCGGACTTCGCGGTGGCGTCGGTGCAGACGATCTCGCAGCCGGTACGCTTGTCCCGCTGGATGGCCGCCCACGACACGACCCCGACGCTCATCACCGACGAATGCCACCACGCCAGGGCCGCGTCGTACATGCGGGTGTACGAGGCGCTGGGGTTCCTTGGCGACGGGGTGCGCGAAGGGACGCTACACCTCGGGCTGACGGCGACGCCGTACCGAGCGGACGGCGCGGGACTGCGGAAAGTGTTCGACGGTGTGGCGTACGCCATTGGCGTGACTCGGCTCATCGAGGAAGGGTATCTTGTACCGCCGAAAGCCATGCAACTCGCCATTGTGGAGGGGCTGGAAGAGGCGCGGTCGGGAGGGGACTGGACGGACACCGAATTGAGCGGTCTTGTCAATACGCCTTCGGTCAACGAACGGATCGTGGAGGCGTGGAAGGAGCACGTGCAGGACCGGCTCACCATCGCGTTCTGCGTGTCGGTGGAGCACGCCGAGGCTCTGGCGGTGGCGTTTGAGGCGGCAGGGGTGAAGGCGGCGACGGTAACCGGGGCGATGCCGAAGGACGAGCGCCGGGCGACGCTGGATGCGTTCTCTCGGGGCGAGGTCCGGGTGGTGTGCAATTACGGGGTGTTGACGGAAGGGTTCGACAGACCGGAAGTGTCATGCCTCATCATGGCCCGGCCGACGACGAGCCACGGGCTGTATACCCAGATGGTCGGGCGGGGCTTGCGTCTAGCGCCTCATGTCGGAAAGACGGACTGCTTGGTGCTGGACGTTGTAGGCGTCACGGAACTGCACCGCTTGATGACGGTGGACCGGCTGCTGACCGGGGCGGATGAAGCCGCGCCGGGGGCTGGGCTGGAGGGGCCGGTCGGAATCGGAGGTGGCGGTTCGTCGAAGGTTGTCCCACCGACCAGGTTTCGTTGGCTTCAGGTTCGCGACAGTGTGTGGCTGGCGCGGGACTTCGCCGGGCGGTTCGTGCGCGTGGAGCGGCTTCCTGGGGACGTGTGGCAGGTGGCTGCGGGAAGCTGGGCGTCGGCCAGGGAGAACGCGCGCAGGGCGGACAGCGGCCTCGAACCGGTACCGGCGGGCGTGGACGTGGTGTACCAGGGTGCGAACGCGGAGATGGCCTGGGGATACGCCGCGACCTATGCACGGGTGCATTTGCAGCGGCGCGCGGTGGAGGAAGGCGCGTTGTGGATGGACCTGCCTCCGACGGAGAAACAGGTCGAGGCGTTGATGCGTCGGGGTCTGTTGCCACCCACGACGCGCTGGGAGGCGATGGCGATGTTGACGCTGCCGACCCCACGGCAGATGTCGGTGCTGCGCCGAATGTTCGCCGAGATGCGCCTGCAGGATGCGCTGCTGCCGGACACGATGGACGAGGCGGCGGTACTGCTGGACGAGGCGGCGCGGCTCCGGCGCGGGGACCGGGCTGCGTTTCTGGGGAGTTACGCCAGGGCTCTGCCGCACAGGGTGAAGCTGTTCGCGGCAGGGGCTTCCGCAGCGAGAGACACCGCCGATGCCGTACAATCCGCTGTTTGA
- a CDS encoding RusA family crossover junction endodeoxyribonuclease codes for MGLLLPPVESGSNRRDQEVRSVNLRTDPGVGDFGRRLVLPLPPTLNHAYRNFVHPSGRRMRVLTREAERFREEAAWLAKAWAIKTGWAMPPPRTKVYLRLWYFWPDWRRADANNRDKVLLDALEGVLYPDDRWVLVWEMDFDVDRERPRVEIEVSVGDAPCAMSS; via the coding sequence ATGGGATTACTATTGCCCCCGGTTGAGTCAGGTTCAAATCGTAGAGACCAGGAAGTGAGGAGTGTGAACCTGCGAACGGATCCGGGTGTTGGAGACTTCGGCCGTCGTCTGGTCCTTCCACTTCCGCCCACACTCAATCATGCCTATCGGAACTTTGTGCACCCTTCTGGCAGGAGGATGCGGGTGCTCACCCGTGAGGCGGAACGGTTTCGTGAAGAGGCCGCGTGGTTGGCGAAGGCTTGGGCGATTAAAACTGGATGGGCCATGCCGCCGCCCCGAACCAAGGTGTATCTGCGGCTCTGGTACTTCTGGCCGGACTGGCGTCGGGCGGACGCGAACAACAGGGATAAGGTGTTGCTCGACGCGCTGGAAGGTGTGCTGTACCCGGATGACCGCTGGGTGTTGGTTTGGGAGATGGACTTCGATGTCGACCGGGAGCGGCCCAGGGTGGAGATTGAGGTATCGGTGGGTGATGCGCCGTGCGCCATGTCTTCCTGA
- a CDS encoding AAA family ATPase: MRHVFLIGPMGAGKTTVARCLCERHGYTRYALATPVDAVVDIAVPWLKGAGKAVRRPYLQKVGRFLREFQPNPLLFAAEERLRTVARPLVIDDGRTLEEAVWAHQQGFVVIVLTAARDVRERRVLARDGELPDERTFEDETEQAWRDARGVVIDTTEMSEQQMCEAVWEAVSWECGT; encoded by the coding sequence GTGCGCCATGTCTTCCTGATCGGCCCGATGGGCGCGGGCAAGACGACCGTTGCCCGGTGCCTGTGCGAGCGGCATGGTTACACGCGGTATGCCCTCGCCACGCCGGTAGATGCGGTGGTCGACATCGCGGTGCCGTGGCTGAAAGGAGCAGGTAAGGCGGTACGGCGTCCGTACCTGCAGAAGGTCGGGCGGTTTCTGCGGGAGTTTCAGCCGAACCCGCTGTTGTTCGCGGCGGAGGAGCGGCTGCGGACAGTGGCAAGACCGCTGGTTATCGACGATGGCCGAACGCTGGAAGAAGCGGTCTGGGCGCATCAGCAAGGATTTGTGGTCATTGTGCTGACTGCGGCCAGGGATGTGCGCGAGCGGCGGGTGCTGGCGCGAGACGGAGAGTTGCCGGATGAACGGACCTTCGAGGATGAGACCGAGCAGGCATGGCGGGACGCGCGGGGTGTGGTCATTGATACGACGGAGATGTCTGAACAGCAGATGTGCGAGGCGGTTTGGGAGGCGGTGTCGTGGGAGTGCGGGACATAG
- a CDS encoding sigma factor-like helix-turn-helix DNA-binding protein, whose amino-acid sequence MGRRDLEDLIAQYEATLQQLKAARNQFERLARTDPSLERDARLCESMVRTVDYAICQMEGCTRITHREILVGDVKDLDRLAARSQMLWETEAEDERQEEDDDMPVAWNSVLTKREAACLFAYERGMSFSAIAEALGITRASVQSYVERARAKLDKLEWVQLALWDDSPALGA is encoded by the coding sequence ATGGGGCGTCGTGACTTGGAAGATCTCATCGCCCAGTACGAAGCGACGCTGCAGCAGTTGAAGGCGGCGCGCAACCAGTTTGAGCGACTGGCTCGCACAGACCCGAGCCTGGAGCGGGACGCGCGGCTGTGCGAGAGCATGGTGCGGACGGTGGACTACGCCATCTGTCAAATGGAGGGATGCACACGGATCACCCACCGCGAGATTCTGGTAGGGGACGTGAAGGACTTGGACAGGCTTGCGGCACGCAGTCAGATGCTGTGGGAGACTGAGGCGGAGGACGAGCGGCAAGAAGAGGACGATGACATGCCGGTTGCGTGGAACAGCGTTTTGACGAAGCGGGAGGCGGCCTGCCTGTTCGCGTATGAACGTGGGATGAGTTTCAGCGCGATCGCGGAGGCGCTTGGCATTACGCGCGCGTCGGTGCAGAGCTACGTTGAGCGCGCCAGGGCGAAGCTAGACAAGCTGGAGTGGGTGCAGTTGGCCTTGTGGGACGACAGTCCGGCGTTGGGGGCGTGA
- a CDS encoding tyrosine-type recombinase/integrase — protein MRTFVNEHMAGKSDRSKQMYVYWLSRFGDWLDGAGGDMARLTRVDVQQFIDWMTAHKKSPSTVSVAVSAIRAFARWTGQEHAILNLRTAPVPKVTEVAPKAMERNERNRLLREVERDGNLRDIAMVYVLLYCGLRVSELCNLDRDDVVIGERTGRVIVRQGKRGKARSVPLPAEARHHLSRYLATRVDTDQALFLSNYGRRISIRQVQRIMAKYGTHPHVLRHTFCRTLVASGVDLAAVAELAGHADVNMTRRYAKPTQEELEKAIEEAFSV, from the coding sequence ATGCGGACGTTCGTCAACGAGCACATGGCGGGTAAAAGTGATAGATCGAAGCAAATGTATGTGTACTGGCTGAGTCGGTTCGGGGACTGGTTGGATGGTGCCGGCGGGGACATGGCGCGATTGACGCGGGTGGATGTTCAGCAGTTCATCGACTGGATGACGGCGCACAAGAAGTCCCCGAGCACCGTATCCGTGGCGGTGTCGGCCATCCGGGCATTTGCTCGTTGGACGGGACAGGAGCATGCAATTCTCAACCTGAGAACGGCTCCTGTCCCGAAGGTGACGGAGGTGGCGCCCAAAGCAATGGAGCGCAACGAACGGAATCGCCTGCTTCGGGAAGTGGAGCGGGACGGGAACCTGCGCGACATCGCGATGGTGTACGTGTTGTTGTACTGTGGGCTGCGGGTGTCGGAGTTGTGTAATCTCGACCGGGACGATGTGGTGATCGGGGAACGAACCGGACGCGTGATTGTCCGGCAAGGGAAGCGTGGCAAGGCCCGGTCGGTGCCGCTCCCGGCGGAGGCTCGGCACCATCTGTCGAGGTATTTGGCGACACGTGTAGACACAGATCAAGCCCTCTTCCTCTCGAATTACGGCCGGAGGATTTCTATACGGCAAGTTCAGAGGATAATGGCGAAGTACGGGACCCACCCACATGTTCTGAGGCACACGTTCTGCCGGACGCTGGTGGCAAGCGGTGTGGACCTTGCGGCCGTGGCGGAGTTGGCCGGGCATGCGGACGTCAACATGACCCGGCGCTACGCGAAGCCCACGCAGGAGGAGTTGGAGAAGGCGATTGAGGAGGCATTTTCAGTGTAA
- the istA gene encoding IS21 family transposase, whose translation MRESEKMEIKKLYEEGVSISELARRFGHDRKTIRKAVSEPVQQEEGVVRSRGRRVKGHKLEPYKAYVEQRMRIGVLNAERIFREIREQGYTGGITVLREFMHPLRPVVSAKATVRFETAPGEQAQIDLGAFPYLDPQGHRRKVWCFAMVLAYSRMLYLEFIKAPDQLHILQALRNALEFFGGVPKVILSDNCSPLVVANDGHGHVDWQLAYMDFAKYYGFVPKACKPYRSRTKGKIERPIGYIRSSFWPVSFVDHDDLNRQGAIWRDTVANVRIHGTTREQPVVRFQAEKLQPLPESRYTLVYADMRKVTSDCRISWNTNMYTVPWRYVGHTVLVREFESGSLQIEYGGQVIAEHRVLSGSHQVSTNPEHFKGIPTGTSYPDRGKVPGVQIGPEVEQRELSVYEQIATGGQVQ comes from the coding sequence ATGAGGGAGAGTGAGAAGATGGAAATCAAGAAGTTGTATGAGGAGGGCGTCAGCATCTCGGAACTGGCCAGAAGATTCGGCCACGACCGCAAAACCATCCGAAAGGCTGTGAGTGAACCCGTGCAGCAGGAGGAGGGCGTGGTGAGGTCGCGTGGCCGGAGGGTGAAAGGCCACAAGCTGGAGCCATACAAGGCCTATGTGGAGCAACGCATGCGTATCGGTGTGCTCAATGCGGAGCGAATCTTTCGCGAGATCCGGGAGCAGGGATATACCGGTGGCATCACCGTCCTGCGTGAGTTCATGCACCCTCTCCGCCCGGTTGTCTCCGCCAAGGCAACCGTGCGGTTTGAGACGGCTCCAGGGGAACAAGCGCAAATCGACCTAGGCGCATTCCCCTACCTGGACCCGCAGGGCCATCGGCGAAAGGTATGGTGCTTTGCCATGGTACTCGCCTACTCCCGCATGCTCTACCTGGAGTTTATCAAAGCACCGGACCAACTGCACATTCTCCAAGCGCTCCGTAACGCACTCGAGTTCTTCGGCGGGGTCCCAAAGGTCATTCTCAGCGACAACTGCTCCCCGCTCGTCGTGGCCAACGACGGTCATGGGCACGTGGACTGGCAGCTGGCGTACATGGACTTCGCCAAATACTACGGATTCGTACCCAAGGCTTGCAAGCCCTACCGAAGCCGCACAAAGGGGAAGATTGAACGGCCCATCGGGTATATCCGGTCCAGCTTCTGGCCGGTATCGTTCGTGGACCATGACGACCTGAACCGGCAAGGCGCCATCTGGCGGGATACGGTGGCCAATGTTCGCATCCACGGCACAACGCGGGAGCAGCCGGTGGTGCGGTTTCAGGCCGAAAAGCTGCAGCCCCTGCCGGAGAGCCGGTACACGCTGGTGTACGCCGATATGCGCAAGGTCACGAGCGATTGCCGCATCTCGTGGAACACGAACATGTACACCGTTCCGTGGCGGTATGTGGGACATACCGTTCTGGTCAGGGAGTTTGAGTCAGGCAGCCTGCAAATCGAGTACGGCGGGCAAGTCATCGCCGAACACCGTGTCCTCTCTGGCAGTCACCAAGTCTCAACCAACCCTGAGCACTTCAAGGGCATCCCGACTGGGACCTCCTATCCGGACCGAGGCAAGGTACCAGGAGTGCAAATCGGGCCAGAGGTTGAACAACGGGAGCTGTCCGTCTATGAGCAAATTGCAACGGGAGGTCAGGTGCAATGA
- the istB gene encoding IS21-like element helper ATPase IstB — translation MSEALVLAKAEEQLLELGLKRAAAVLPACVEWAAGHQATYAEFLHRLLEAEQEERYSRYMHARLRMANFPYHKTLADFDFSFQPSIDERQIRELASLTFIQEGSNVIFLGPPGVGKTHLAVALGMEAIRQRMSVYFVTMQRLVTDLRRAYQEGRLDKRLRIYTQPKLLICDEVGYLPLDALDAANFFRLVSERYEHGSLIITSNTSFTNWGTLFGDQVLASALLDRLLHHATTINIRGNSYRMKDKLRAGVTHALKEEVTA, via the coding sequence ATGAGTGAGGCGCTGGTTCTGGCTAAGGCTGAGGAGCAGTTGCTGGAGCTGGGATTAAAGCGAGCCGCGGCGGTGTTGCCGGCGTGTGTGGAGTGGGCAGCGGGTCACCAGGCGACTTATGCCGAGTTCCTGCACAGGCTGCTGGAAGCTGAGCAGGAGGAGCGATACAGCCGTTACATGCACGCCAGACTCCGTATGGCCAACTTCCCGTATCACAAGACCCTTGCGGACTTCGACTTCTCGTTCCAGCCGTCCATCGATGAGCGTCAGATACGGGAACTGGCCAGCCTAACGTTCATCCAGGAGGGCAGCAACGTCATCTTCCTGGGACCGCCGGGGGTGGGTAAGACTCACCTTGCGGTGGCCCTGGGGATGGAGGCGATTCGACAGCGCATGAGCGTGTACTTCGTGACCATGCAGCGGCTGGTAACCGACTTGCGACGGGCGTACCAAGAGGGGCGACTGGACAAGCGCCTGCGTATCTACACCCAGCCGAAGCTGCTGATCTGCGACGAAGTGGGCTACTTGCCCCTCGATGCCCTGGACGCCGCGAATTTCTTCCGGCTCGTGTCGGAGCGCTACGAGCACGGGTCGCTGATCATCACGTCCAACACCAGCTTCACCAACTGGGGGACACTCTTCGGTGACCAGGTGCTGGCCTCGGCGTTACTTGACCGGCTCCTACATCACGCCACCACCATCAACATCCGGGGCAATAGTTACCGAATGAAGGATAAGCTGCGCGCCGGGGTGACACACGCGCTGAAGGAAGAGGTGACCGCGTAG
- a CDS encoding ATP-binding protein, whose protein sequence is MHTHFWHDNILFLDNGMAYGVYRLPALPYENQPEAVKRSIYRQLEVLFQTYRGSGQILSVAVPIPAEEVTSRMAAFSKHPYWRAHMDLVAEQLREHPSFERLTFLILPLASPLAAAWSQVLDRPDRIRERVADQFLRFWGYTKRKVARVGSPVLTKHDIEAATHAELRTFNRLQAVIPALARAMPHDLELLHRAPYFRGLAPWPVVLPDPLPRTVTIEGGEVVIRPRPMRLALASAAVREDTFRIRVEHSDKRVSYQSVMAAASMPERLEAIGDEWLYLPLEKLNFPVDACVHFEILSPQRAREIVYRRKKIVAAQGEEYAQAGDVPWDIYDGLEDAQALEAKLKAGMAFAVFHAFFAVGADGELEMLRREEQLKEKLQGAIQLVHPPGDALKIWQTFFPGQSGGVDKAWSIPADPTMLAASGALGTAQVGDPAGMWFAKMAHSGRPVWVNWFRAMQELNRSGAAAFVGTLGSGKSVGMKYAADTMLQWNAMGAVVDPKQGEYGALVGLWPNESVWWTFGAGSDLRFSPFRLGRDARESRLIAEGFLSVLLNVTTRREDQRASLVLQRALAALYEGEKWDMDHFLLCLDAERRDEQRREEERDVADLFLGLLEHYRDGETGRALFGKDGEDNVMDDRARLVVASIMGLEFPDPGSVPDAWRDSQRFAVAILYLVTQIAFRRLVMAPQSVKKFFAVDEAWILRSIPEGRALLNRMLLLGRSMNLVLMMAVQNPDVLLPREESENDDVSASLGWCFVGRITSRAQVQHAVRLLGLPMEEEADLNHYVEVFQAFEKGRGFLRDPLGRIGEVQIDVVDEGLLKAFSTTPE, encoded by the coding sequence ATGCACACGCACTTTTGGCACGACAACATCCTGTTCCTCGACAACGGCATGGCATACGGCGTGTACCGGCTGCCCGCGTTGCCATACGAGAACCAGCCGGAAGCCGTCAAGCGCAGCATCTACCGCCAGCTTGAGGTGTTGTTCCAAACGTACCGTGGCAGCGGCCAGATCCTGAGCGTCGCGGTGCCGATTCCAGCGGAGGAAGTGACTTCGCGCATGGCCGCCTTCAGCAAGCATCCGTATTGGCGCGCGCACATGGACCTGGTGGCCGAACAACTGCGCGAGCATCCTTCGTTTGAGCGTCTGACGTTCCTCATCCTGCCGCTGGCTTCGCCGCTTGCCGCGGCCTGGAGTCAGGTTTTGGACCGACCTGACCGGATTCGAGAGCGGGTCGCCGATCAGTTCCTGCGGTTCTGGGGTTACACCAAACGCAAGGTGGCACGGGTGGGGTCTCCCGTGTTGACCAAGCACGACATCGAGGCGGCGACGCACGCGGAACTGCGCACATTCAACCGCCTGCAGGCGGTCATCCCGGCGCTCGCGAGAGCCATGCCACATGACCTGGAACTGTTGCACCGCGCGCCGTATTTTCGCGGTTTGGCGCCGTGGCCGGTGGTGCTGCCCGATCCCCTGCCTCGTACGGTGACTATCGAGGGCGGCGAAGTGGTGATTCGGCCGCGCCCGATGCGCCTGGCGCTCGCCTCGGCGGCGGTGCGGGAGGACACCTTCCGGATTCGGGTGGAGCACAGTGATAAGCGGGTGTCGTACCAGTCGGTGATGGCCGCGGCGAGCATGCCGGAGCGGCTGGAGGCCATTGGCGACGAGTGGCTGTATCTGCCCTTGGAGAAGTTGAACTTCCCGGTCGACGCCTGTGTGCACTTCGAGATCCTTTCCCCGCAGCGAGCACGTGAGATCGTGTACCGGCGCAAAAAGATCGTGGCCGCCCAGGGCGAGGAATACGCGCAGGCGGGAGACGTCCCGTGGGACATCTACGACGGGCTGGAGGACGCGCAGGCGCTGGAGGCCAAACTGAAAGCGGGTATGGCGTTCGCGGTGTTTCATGCGTTCTTCGCTGTCGGGGCGGACGGCGAGTTGGAGATGCTGCGCCGGGAGGAGCAGTTGAAGGAGAAACTACAGGGGGCCATTCAGCTTGTGCACCCGCCGGGCGATGCCCTGAAAATCTGGCAGACGTTCTTTCCGGGGCAGTCCGGGGGCGTGGACAAGGCATGGTCGATCCCGGCGGACCCGACGATGCTTGCGGCGTCAGGTGCCTTGGGCACAGCGCAGGTGGGCGACCCGGCGGGGATGTGGTTTGCCAAGATGGCACATAGCGGCCGGCCGGTATGGGTGAACTGGTTTCGGGCAATGCAGGAGTTGAATCGAAGCGGTGCGGCGGCGTTTGTCGGGACGCTGGGCAGCGGCAAGTCGGTCGGGATGAAGTACGCAGCGGACACGATGCTGCAGTGGAACGCGATGGGCGCGGTTGTGGACCCGAAGCAGGGCGAGTACGGCGCGTTGGTTGGGTTGTGGCCAAATGAGAGTGTTTGGTGGACGTTTGGCGCGGGAAGTGACCTGCGCTTCTCCCCGTTCCGGCTTGGGCGCGACGCGAGGGAGTCCAGACTTATCGCGGAAGGGTTCCTGAGTGTGCTGCTCAACGTGACGACTCGGCGCGAGGACCAGCGGGCATCGCTCGTGCTGCAGCGGGCGTTGGCGGCGCTGTACGAGGGTGAGAAGTGGGACATGGACCACTTCCTGCTTTGCCTTGACGCCGAGCGAAGGGACGAACAGCGTCGGGAGGAGGAGCGTGACGTTGCGGATCTGTTCCTTGGTCTGCTTGAGCACTACCGTGACGGTGAGACGGGCCGTGCGCTGTTCGGCAAGGATGGCGAGGACAACGTAATGGACGACCGGGCGCGGTTGGTGGTGGCCTCCATCATGGGGCTGGAATTCCCGGATCCGGGCAGCGTGCCGGACGCGTGGCGTGATTCGCAGCGGTTCGCGGTCGCGATCCTGTACCTGGTGACGCAGATCGCGTTCCGACGCTTGGTCATGGCACCGCAATCTGTCAAGAAGTTTTTCGCGGTGGACGAGGCATGGATTCTGCGTTCGATCCCGGAAGGTCGGGCGCTTCTGAACCGCATGTTGCTTCTCGGCCGGTCGATGAACCTTGTCCTGATGATGGCGGTGCAGAACCCGGACGTGCTGTTGCCGAGGGAAGAGTCGGAGAATGACGACGTGTCGGCGAGCCTGGGCTGGTGCTTCGTAGGGCGCATCACGTCGCGCGCCCAAGTGCAGCACGCGGTGCGGCTGCTCGGCCTGCCAATGGAGGAGGAAGCGGACCTGAACCACTACGTTGAGGTGTTCCAGGCGTTTGAGAAGGGCCGTGGATTCCTGCGCGACCCGCTGGGGCGGATCGGCGAGGTGCAGATCGATGTGGTGGATGAGGGGTTGTTGAAGGCGTTCAGCACGACGCCGGAGTGA
- a CDS encoding gamma-glutamylcyclotransferase family protein, which yields MDSDHVVFVYGTLRKGQGNRRVMEPHLVRELGAGCIPGEMYDLGAYPAVSLNGDGVVVGEWVEVTDDGLAALDRLEGYPRFYDGTMVRDLNGAVEGWFYHMTGRIPAGAPRVDSGDWVAWLRSRKEVRV from the coding sequence ATGGATTCCGATCATGTCGTATTCGTGTACGGAACGTTGCGAAAGGGCCAGGGCAACCGCCGGGTCATGGAGCCGCATCTGGTGCGCGAGTTGGGCGCGGGATGCATTCCGGGAGAGATGTACGATCTCGGCGCGTACCCGGCTGTGTCGCTGAACGGAGACGGTGTAGTGGTGGGCGAATGGGTGGAGGTGACGGACGACGGACTGGCGGCGCTGGACAGGCTGGAGGGTTATCCGCGCTTCTACGACGGAACGATGGTGAGGGACTTAAACGGCGCGGTGGAAGGGTGGTTTTACCACATGACAGGCCGTATTCCGGCCGGCGCTCCGCGCGTTGACAGTGGCGACTGGGTTGCCTGGTTGCGGTCGCGGAAGGAGGTGCGGGTATGA
- a CDS encoding ribonuclease H family protein, with product MRVFTDASYDEKAKIARLGVFAMDGLRTERTGLLLQQTPDSTLAELLAVLTAIHVANDQQWKVESICLDSQSVVGLIQRNELSSLCARLPNSIRMDVQLLPVIHRLVPIEHVPRHQNVAAHALSREPVVQAAVFSEYLNSLSAGQPCLRFLLQQGELPKDKPTQASVFLQPTAFGFFLAHETYAVDAIHRRCTCPEFAASGKCAHVEAAVRAMKDAMVEDERRAVH from the coding sequence ATGCGGGTCTTTACAGATGCCTCTTACGACGAGAAGGCCAAAATCGCGCGCCTGGGCGTGTTCGCGATGGATGGATTGCGGACGGAGCGGACAGGGTTGTTGCTTCAGCAGACGCCGGATTCGACGCTCGCAGAGCTGTTGGCTGTCCTGACAGCGATCCATGTCGCTAACGACCAGCAGTGGAAGGTGGAATCAATCTGCTTGGACAGCCAGAGCGTCGTCGGCCTAATCCAGCGCAATGAACTGTCGTCCCTCTGCGCGCGGCTGCCAAACAGCATACGAATGGACGTGCAACTGTTGCCGGTGATCCATCGCTTGGTTCCGATTGAGCACGTTCCAAGGCACCAGAACGTCGCGGCGCATGCGCTCTCGCGCGAGCCGGTGGTACAGGCGGCGGTGTTTTCGGAGTACCTGAATTCGCTCAGTGCGGGCCAGCCGTGTCTCCGATTCCTACTGCAACAAGGCGAACTGCCTAAGGACAAGCCCACGCAGGCGAGCGTCTTCTTGCAGCCGACAGCGTTCGGGTTCTTTCTGGCGCATGAGACATACGCGGTTGATGCGATTCATCGCCGGTGCACGTGTCCCGAGTTCGCGGCGTCCGGCAAGTGCGCGCACGTCGAGGCGGCTGTGCGGGCGATGAAGGACGCGATGGTGGAGGATGAAAGGAGAGCCGTGCACTGA
- a CDS encoding transposase yields MRLARNANDIVAKHLTGAVPNGALEVIGIHDANVVRALPTEIPKVEVRQEYTDVMLELDDGRLLHIEFQTSREPALYRFAAYDVAIAERHRRKVRTVVLYTGDVHEAPSQLDAGSFQYSVENVYLNRLDGDAALETVKRHLDTDEWTERDRVRLSFAFHMRFTTRTRDEAFEDIVDVVRRVPDRDEQNYVAALILGFSARVLAPEQKERLREVLRMTDLLREFEEELKEKWMQQGELLKAKEIAERMFRKGASVSDVVELTGLSEVEAEEIRKKIN; encoded by the coding sequence ATGAGACTAGCGAGAAATGCAAACGACATCGTTGCGAAGCATTTGACGGGCGCGGTGCCAAACGGTGCGCTCGAAGTGATCGGAATCCACGATGCGAACGTGGTGCGCGCGCTGCCGACGGAGATTCCAAAGGTCGAGGTGCGGCAGGAGTACACCGACGTCATGTTGGAACTGGACGACGGTCGGCTGTTGCACATTGAATTCCAGACATCGCGCGAACCCGCCTTGTATCGGTTTGCCGCGTATGATGTAGCGATAGCGGAGCGTCACCGGCGCAAGGTGCGGACGGTGGTGCTGTACACCGGAGATGTTCACGAAGCGCCGTCCCAGCTCGATGCTGGGAGTTTCCAGTACAGCGTGGAGAATGTGTACTTGAACCGGTTGGACGGCGATGCCGCGCTGGAGACAGTCAAGCGGCACCTGGACACCGACGAATGGACAGAGCGGGATCGGGTCCGGTTGTCGTTTGCGTTCCATATGCGTTTCACGACGAGGACGCGGGACGAAGCGTTTGAGGACATCGTGGACGTGGTGCGGCGCGTGCCCGACCGGGACGAACAAAATTATGTGGCGGCATTGATTCTGGGGTTCAGCGCGCGGGTTCTGGCGCCGGAGCAAAAGGAACGGCTCAGGGAGGTGTTGAGGATGACGGATCTGCTGCGGGAGTTTGAGGAGGAGTTGAAGGAGAAGTGGATGCAGCAGGGCGAATTGCTGAAGGCAAAAGAGATTGCAGAGCGAATGTTCCGCAAAGGCGCATCCGTTTCCGACGTGGTGGAGTTGACGGGGTTGTCAGAGGTAGAGGCGGAGGAGATTCGGAAGAAGATCAATTGA